DNA from Ignavibacteria bacterium:
GCACACAAAGAATTTCTTGTCGGAGCATGCGTAAGATGCCATATGGCGCCTACAGATACTTTGAATCCTGCCAACAGAAATAAGGTCGGGGATCACAGTATGAGTATGCATAATCCCGAAACAAATTTTGATAATCTGAGCGGATGCCAGACCTGCCATTTTGGTAAAACAAGATTTGACCAATTTATTGCCCCGCAGGACTATGACGGAAATGGATTAACCGAAGCGTGGCAAAAGGAAATAGACGGATGTTTAAAGAATCTTAGACTTCAGCTCCCTCCGGTTGGAGTTGATTCGGTTGCATGGCAATTAGTCGCGGCGGATTCCAACAATGTTACATTAAGAAAAGCATATTTTAATTATTTGCTCATATATGAAGATGGAAGCCGCGGTATGCATAATCCTAAATTTGCAGTGGATGTTTTACTCAAGTCAAGAAATGCTCTTGTAGGAATCATGCCTGTTTCAACCGAGATTCCATTGAGATATGAAATGTCACAAAACTATCCGAATCCGTTCAATCCTGTAACTAAATTTAATATCTCAATAGCAAAAGCAGGGAACGTAAAAATCGTTGTATATGATATAACAGGAAGAGAAGTAACGGTTCTTTTAAACAATGTTCTGAATCCCGGCACATATAACGTTGAATGGAACGCAACGAACTCATCAGGACGTTCGGTCAGCAGCGGAGTTTATTTTTATAAGATTGCTGCCGGTAGCTTTGTCGATGTAAAGAAAATGATGTTAATAAAATAATATTATTTTTTTAAATAGTTTTTTATAAGAATTAAATATTTTAATAAAAAATGCGGATAAAATATATAGTTTTTTTAATTGCAGCGGGATTTTTATTTCAAGCTTGTGATAAGATGGAAGAAAAGAAAACCACGTCAACACAGAATCAACAAAATTTGTCAAACCGTGAGTTACCGCCTGATCATCCTCCTATAAACAAAACTGAAAGCTCAAATACAGATTCAAAATCAGAGAGCGATGAGATGGTTATAAAAGTTAAGAAAAATGCTGAAGAAGCGGATGCTCTTTACGAAAAGGATAAATCCGAAGCCAATAAAAAAAATGCAATAGATAAAAATCTCGCTGCCGGAAACTATATGATGCTTGAAGCTGATGTTCCTGCTAAAGAAAAATACAGACCTGCTTTAAAATTTTATAGAAGAGTCTTAGCGTTAGACCCTAAAAACGAGGAAGCGCTTGCAAATAAAAAACAAATTGAAGATATATATGTTCAAATGGGACTTCCAATTCCTCAGTAAAATGAAGCAGTGCAATAATGAATAGCACGGTTATGTACTTTGGTAAATCCAATCTTATGAAATTTTAATTAATTTCAATTAATTTAGAATGAACAAGCAATCAAGAATAATTATAGGACTAATAATTATAGTCGCATTTCTTATAGTAGGGTTTATATCATTCATCGACAGCAAAATTGAATATGTAAACTTTACGGAAGCTCAGAACAGAACAAGAACAGTTGAGGTTAAAGGAAGCTGGATTAAGGACAAAGAAAGCAAGTTTGATGCCGCTACTAATCAGTTCACTTTTTTTATGAAAGATGACTATAATACAGAGATGAAAGTTGTATTTGACGGCGCAAAGCCGAATAATTTTGAAGTTGCAGAAGCTGTTGTGGTTAAAGGAAAAGTGAAAGACGGATATTTCCACGCAAAAGATATCCTGACCAAATGTCCTTCTAAATACGAAGCCGACGGCTCGGAAATTAAGACCTATAATCATTCAAAATAAACTATGATTGGAAAAATCTTAATATATTCTGCTTTCATAGCATCAATTATTTCCATCTTTTCTTTTTTCAAAGTTCATTTTGGTTATAATAAATACTTAAGAGCCGGAAGAACATTTTTTCTGATAACAGTTACCTGCATTATTTTTGCATCTGCTCTTTTGATGTATCTGATTTTAACCCATCAATATCAGTATGCTTATATCTGGGAGCATAGCAATGGAGAATTACAGCTTCCCTTATTGATTTCAACATTTTATGCGGGACAAGAGGGAAGTTTTATGCTTTGGACTTTTATGACTGCTGTTATCGGGATTATACTGCTTAATTATGTTTCTAAGGGCAACCGTCTTGAACCCCAGGTAATGTTCATGTATGGTCTAGTTCTTGCATTCCTTGCTTTTATTCTTATTCTTAAATCTCCGTTTCTTTATATATGGGATAAATGGCCCGGCGAAGTTGATATAGGCTTTATGCCTGAGCAGGGAAAAGGATTAAATCCTCTTCTTCAAAATTTCTGGATGTCAATTCATCCCCCTACATTGTTTCTTGGATTTGCTTCTCTTGCTGTTCCTTTTTCTTTCGCAATAGCAACACTTATGAAGAATAAGTACAATGAATGGATAAATTATTCCATGCCGTGGCTGTTGTTTTCGGGAGGTATTCTCGGACTTGGAAT
Protein-coding regions in this window:
- a CDS encoding cytochrome c maturation protein CcmE encodes the protein MNKQSRIIIGLIIIVAFLIVGFISFIDSKIEYVNFTEAQNRTRTVEVKGSWIKDKESKFDAATNQFTFFMKDDYNTEMKVVFDGAKPNNFEVAEAVVVKGKVKDGYFHAKDILTKCPSKYEADGSEIKTYNHSK